One Stratiformator vulcanicus genomic window, AAACGGACATTATATCAAATGGGGATGTCGCCGTAGGCGTGGACGCGATCGCAAATCTCGGTGAGGATTGCATCGAGATCGCTACTTGCGGCCTGAAAGCTGTCGGCATCAATTGTGAGCGGCGCCCCCAAAACGACCAGCGGCGCGCCATACTCCGGCGTGCGGATTGAGTCTTCCAGCGACAAGCCGCCGACGGCTTGCACGGGGACATCGACCGCATCGACGACCTGTTTTAGCTGGTCAAGTGGCGACGGCATTCGTTCCCCACGATCGCGGTATTCGTTGCGTTCATCATAGCCGATGTGATGGATTACGAAGTCACAGCCGAGATCGGCCAGCAGTTTCGCGCCATCGACCATGCTCTCGCAGCCGAGGTTATCTCCCATCGCCTTAATGCCGTTGTCGTGCGCGGCCTTCACGACGCAGCGGATCGTGGCGGGATGAGAACGGGCCATCACAACCACATGCGTAGCCCCCGCATTGGCCATCATTTCGGCCTCCAGGTAACCGCCGTCCATCGTTTTCAGATCGGCCACAATCGGGTGTTCCGGGAACCGCTCTCGAAGCGCCCGCACCCCGTGAAGCCCTTCGGCGAGAATTAAAGGCGTGCCCGCTTCAAGCCAGTCGACACCGCACCGGACCGCCTGCTCGGCAAGATCGAGCGCTTCGGCTGAAGAGGTGACATCGAGTGAAATTTGTACGATCGGTTTCATTGAGTCTTTAAGTTGTGGAATTAGCGGCTCGTATTGAGTGCTGGGAGTCCGGCATCGACATCGGCCAGCCATCGCAGCAGTTTCATTCGCAATCGCTCAGTCCGGCTCGCTTCCGAACTGCTTAAATTTTCTTGTTCGCTCAAGTCGGCTTCCAGGTTGAACAATTCGTCGCGTCTGTTGGTGAAGTAGTGGAGTAATTTCCAATTGCCTTCACGGATCGCCGCGACGGGCGAGGTCGTTGCGTAATAGTGCGGGTAATGCCAATAGAGAGTGCGCTTCGGGGGAGACAGCCCGTTCCCGGTCATGAGTCCGGCCAAGTCGACACCGTCGCCCGGAAGGTGGTCCTGCATCTTGGTATCGAACCCGGTGAGGGACAGCAGGGTCGGATAGAGATCAGTTAAGACCACCGGAGTTTCGCAGCGGCCAGCCTTAATGTCGGGGCCGCGAACGATCAGCGGGACGCGAATCCCACCTTCATAGCAGGAGCCCTTACCCGAACGGAGCGGGGCGTTCGTGGTGACCTGCCCTTGATCTTCCCAGTCGCCGATAAAGCCGCCGTTGTCGGAAGCGAACACGACCAGCGTGTTGTCTTGAATCTCGAGTTGCTCAAGAACGTCCAGCACTCGCCCCACATTCTCGTCAAGGCTTGCGATCATCGCGGCGTAAGTCGGATTAAGATCGACGCCGAGCCTGGTCGCCTTACGGCGATACTTCTCCGCAGCATCTGCCTTGGCCTCGATCGGCAGGTGCGGCGTGTGAAACCACAACTGCAGATAGAAAGGCTCGGGGCGTTTTGAAACCTCTTCGATCAGTCCGATCGCTTCATCTGTCAGGCGATCTGTTAAATAGTCGCCCGGCTTGCCCAGCCCCAGGCCCGGCACGTACCTGCGACCGTCTTTCCTTTGCCCCGCGAAGGGACGGAAGAACGTGGTCGGAGCGCCCCAGATCGTGCCGCCGATATTAACGTCGAACCCGTGATTTTCGGGGAAGTTCCTGGCGTCGCCGAGGTGCCACTTCCCGACGTGTAACGTCGAGTAGCCTGCCGCTTGCAAGCGTTCCGCCAGCGTGTCGAGTTCTGCGGGGAGATCCTTCCGGGTCACCGGCGGGATCATCGTGCGACGCATGTACGCGGGTGGGTCGCCGGCGGCCTCACGCCAGATGGTCATGCCGAGCCGCGCGGGCGAGCGTCCGGTCAGCACCGCCGCACGTGTCGGCGTGCAGACGGGGGAGGGGGCGTACGCCTGGCGGAACAGCAGCCCCTCGTCAGCCAGCCGATCGATCCGCGGCGTCTCGTGGAACTCATTCCCGTAACAGGCGAGGTCAGACCACCCGAGGTCATCGGCGAGGAGCACAACAATGTTCGGGCGATCGGCGGCCAGAGTTGTCAGGCCGATCGACAAAGTCAGGCAGAAAACGATCGCCCGCGTAATGATTGCGATCTGCTCCCGATTCCGGGCATGTGCCTCCACGGTCTATCCCTCTCGCCGACACTGGTTCAAATCCTCGCATAGCCTAAGTCTGATGCGACGGAAAGAAAATCCTTGCCGGTTCGAAGAGGTCGCCCAATAGCAAAAGGGCCTCTCCCCCGCGGGGTGAGGCCCTTGCCGCTCTAAAGCGAAGGCTTGTCACGCTACATCCCGGCCTAGAGGCTGCCGTCGTTCTCCGCGACCGTGACGGCCTGGGCCGCCGGGCCTGTTTCGATTACCGAACTCGCGACTTGGCGGGTCCAGCGGTCGAACTCCAACTCATAGTAGGCCGAGGTCTGATTGTCGAGGACAATCAGAGTCACCGTTCGATTCGTTTCCGCCATCGCGAAGCCGACGTCGGCCTTCGTCGCGATGCGCAGGTCATTGATCCCGAGAATATAGGTCCCGACCTCGATGCCCATCTCCTCCGCAATGGAGCCGGGAACGACCGACGTCACGTAGATCCCATAACTCTCCACCGGTTCGCCGAAGATGCCTAACTTCGGACCCCGAGCCGCTGCGTCGGTCAGCGGTGCCGGAGGATGCGGCGGGCAAACGACGTGCGGGGGACAGGGCGGCTTGATCTCCGGAAGACAGGGCTCGGGCGGACAAATCGGCCTCGGAGGACAGATCACTTTCGGAGGACAAGGCTCAACCGGCGGGTAAATCACCGGCGGGCGGATCGGCGGGAGAATGATCTTCGGAGGGCAGGGCCGAACCGGCGGGTGAATGACCGGCGGGCGAACGGGCGGAAGAATGATCTTGGGCGGGCAGGGCTTCACGACTGGCGGATGAATGATCTGCGGGGGATGAATCGGCTCGATCCTGCGCTGCCCGCCGCCAATTCCGATTTGAAACCCCCCGCCACGTTTGTTTCCGATCCCGATTCGAATACCGCCCTGATTGCCGAAGCGGTTTCCCGCGACCGCAGCCGCCGATTTGAACCCGCCCTGACTAATGCCCCGAACCCAAGGCGGAGCCGCCTCTGCCGTGGCAACTCCCATCGCCGCAAATCCGATCAGCGACACCAAACCCAAAAAGACCTTGCTCGTTCGCCCCACTCTAGTCATCTGTCTTCCCCGTCTTGAGAAACGTGTGTGTTGATGAATGAGTCGAGAAGCGACGCCTGTGCCGAACTCTTGCCGCCCCCGCAAAAATCGACGTAATGCACTTCAAAATAAAGGCTTACAACACATCTCTCTCGACACGCCAGAAAACGACCCCGAGTCGCCTCTGTTATCAATAAGGTGTCACCATCGAATCATATTGTTGTTATTTCGCCCTTTCAACAATCCGATCGATGTCACACTGAAGCACTCGTTTGGACCGCGATTTTCGTGATTCGTGTCGTCCCGCGAGACCCATTTGGTAGGCTGACGCGTTGGAGTTCGTGTCCGCTCATCCACGCGAGGAAGTCAGCGATGGCTCACACGCCCGGCTTGAAGACCAACGATCAAGACCTGCTTAAGGACCTTGACGCCTTCCGGATCGATTCCGGCGATCCGGTCCTCTCATTCGAACGCCGGCTGGCCAGAGAGAACGGCTGGACGGTGCGCTTCGCTCGCCGCGTCGTCCGGGAATACAAGCGGTTTGCCTTTTTGGCGATGCACGCCGGGCATTCTGTGACGCCTTCTGAGGAGGTCGATCAGGCTTGGCATCTGCACCTGACATATTCGCGTTCTTATTGGGAGCGATTCTGCCCATTGCTCGGCGGTCCGCTGCACCATTGCCCGACCCAGGGCGGGCCGGCCGAAGGACGAAAGTTCTTCGAGCAATATGAGCGGACGCTCGCCTCATATCGCGATGTCTTCGGCGAAGAACCCCCGAGCGATGTGTGGCCGCCGCCGACCGAACGATTCCAGAATGCGGGAGCCGGGTTATGGGTCGATCAATCGCAATATTGGACGATCCGCAAGCCGCGCTGGTGGAGCCGTCGGCGAGGCGTCTCGACGTCCGCCGGTCTCGCGCTGCTGCTCGTGCCCGCCGCGGCGGTGTGGAATCCGTTCGACCTCAACGCGATCGAGTTCCTAACGTTTTACGGCACTCTAATGATCTCAGGGGCCTTGATCGCACTGATCCTCAAATTCTCGAATGCTTCGACCGGAGAACTGGAGGATTGGCCGCAACAGCAAGACACGTTCGAGGCCGCCTGCTTGGCGAACGGCCCCGACGGCGCGGCGGCTGCCGCATTGGCCGGGCTGATCCAGAATGGGTCCCTCACACTTGAGCGAGTGTCCCATCCGGGCCTCGGCGGGATGTTCGGGAAGAAGCTGAACCATATAAAAGTCGCCGGCGACCTGCCCCCGGACGCCTCGTCGATCGAAAGAGATATCTATGCAGCCAGTGCGGTATCGGAAGGGGGAGTCGATTTGAAAACGGTCTTTCACGCCGGCAAGTCTCGTGGCCGGAATATCGAGACCGATTTGCAAGAGGCTGGACTCGTCCACCCCGATCCGAATGCGAGTGCGTTTCGACGGGCGTTGCCGGCGGGCCTAATGACCGTGGTGACAGTGATTGGCGGAATGCGAATTCTGGTCGGGCTCAACCGAGAAGAACCGGTCGGAGCGATCACCGTCCTGACAATTATCTCTCTGATTGTCACGATCGCCCTCGCCGCACGCGGCTATCAGACGGCAAGAGGGAATCGCCAGTTGAATCGCCTGAGACTGCAAGCCACTGACCTGAAGTCCGCCTGCCGTAACGCGATCGATCAGCGTTCCGGACGTGACGTCGCCCTCGCGACGGGTCTGTTCGGAGTTGGCATTCTCAGCACCACCAATCTGAGTGACGTTTCCGACGCAATGACGGCGGACCAACTCATCCGCTCGAGCGGTTACGGAACGGACGCCGGTGGCGGATGCGGCGATGGAGGATGCGGCGGTGGAGGTTGTGGCGGTGGAGGTTGTGGCGGGTGCGGGGGCTGTGGTGGCTGCGGCGGGTAACGAGAGTGTCGACCCGCGCGGTTGCGATCACGTCTCCGTCTGAGGTCGCCGCTTCGGGGTGGTCGAGCGGGCGAAAATCTCCTCACCGACGACACCCAGGCTGAACACGCCCGTTGCGACTCCGGCACCGATGGGACCGCCCACGACGCATCCGACACCGGCGGCCGTGACGAAGCCGGCTCCCCGTCCGGCGAGCGTCGCTCGCTGTGGGCTCAGGCCGTTCGCTTCGCCCAGCTTTTCGGTTGCCAGTTGCGTCGCGTCAGCCGCCCAGTTCCAAGGAGAGGCGATCGACTTCGTGACCGCCTTGACCGCCGATTTGCGAAGGACCGTTCCAGCAACGCCACGGAGCGTCATCCGCATGACAGGCCCCGCTGTCCGCCGAACCTGTTCCGAACGAGCACTGCCCGAGACGCACCAATTCGCGAAGTGCTCGCAGTTGTTCCAGACCAGACAGTAGCCGGCTTCGCCCACGCGAGAGCGAGCTCGGCGGAGAATTTCCTCCCGGTCGACCGGGCCGTCATGCCTCACCACCAAGATTTTGTCGACCGGGCCGAACCGCTCCAGAGCGACTTCGCGGATGACCGCTTTGAACTTGGTACGCACGGACGAATCGAAATGGACGACCTGCCCGTCGCCGACGTAAATGCCGTGGTGGGTGTAACCTCCGGCGAGCCGCGTCGAGGCAAGGTGGTCGCCCGGCTCGAAGCGATCATCGGTTGAGGCTTTCGGATCGTTCACGACTGCGGCTCCGCGGGTGGTAATGACTTAGACTCGCATTCTACGTCTGAAGTGGGATCAGCCAAGGTGTTTGCTTCGAAGGAGGCTGTTAGTTCCTGTCGACTTTGAACCTGCTGCTTCCGCAGGCGGATCATTCCGGCAATCACACAAACCGCAATTCCGCCGAGGAATCCGACGGTATAGCTGGTGTTGTGGGCCGTCCAGACGGCTTCAATTTCGTTGCCCAATCTTGAATAAGAGAGAGAACCCATCGTCGCCGCGGCGATCGCCGACGTACCGAACAGCCCGGCAACCAACGGCAGAACGTTGCGCAGCGAGAGTTTCGGCCACGGTCCGACCCGGGCAGAAATCGCCAGCGGCACGCCGAGCATCAATCCGACCCACCATGTCGCCGCCGTGCCCCAGGCAAGAGCCACGATGTTAGGATTTCGCGATTCAACCAGCACCGGGTGATAGGGTGGGAAGAAATAGTCGATCGCGATCCGAGCCGTGACCATGTCATGCGCGACGCCATAGGTCATCGCGGCGAGGACCGCAAACAGGACGATGCCGTACGATTGAAATCGATCGGAATTGAAGAACTTCGACATTGATCGCGTCACCCGTTTAGCCGCGCCCGACAGGAAGCGTGCGACCATAATATAACGGCGCGCCCCCTCTCGGTCGTGGCTAAACACGAATGCGATTTGCCCGCTGACTTAAATCATCCCGCGGCGCTGTAATTCGGTAACGACCGTCGAAATGACTTCGGCGATCTCTGCGATGTCGCTCTCCGCCGCATCGCCGACGGGACAGCCGCCGACCGGTTCGTTGGTGAAACCGTGTTCGGCGAGCAGACATTGCAACGTTTTCCGCAACACTTCGAGATCTGCCGCTTGGGTCTCGGACTGCGGCATCCGCCCTTTGCCCATCTGAAATCCGCGGAGTTCAATTGCGGCGCGGATGCCGTTAGGGAACTCGGCGTGATAAACGATCGCGTCGAACAGCCGAACGATATCGTACTGCAACCGACGGGCGTCTTCGATTTGATGCGATTGCGTCAGGTCGAACAGCCGGGTGACAAGTTCAGGCACGATACCCGCCGAGGCGTTTGTGCCGCCGTCGGCCCCTGCAAGCAGCATCGGCATTAAGGCGGCATCCCAACCGGTGAGAAAAGAAAACTCGGGCCGGTTCGGGCGGACCGCATCGATCATGCGAATCATGTGCGGCAGATCGCCGGAGCTGTCTTTAATGCCGATAATACGCGGACAGTCTTCGCTTAATCGCCGCACGGTCGTCACGTCGATCGGCGACGCGAACATCGGAATGTTATAGAGCGTCACGTCGATCGGGGAATTGTTCGCGATCTCGGCGAAATAGGCGTAAACGCTCTCCGGACCGAGCTTGTAATAGAAGGGGGCGACGATCGCGACTGCCGCCACGCCGAGTTCGGCCGCGTGCTCGCACGCTTTCAGTGTCTCTTTCACATTGGCCTCAGCCGCGCCGGCGAGAATCGGCACGCGTCCCGCCGTCTGATCGGCCACCATTTCGGCAATACGTTTGCGCTCCTCGACCGTAAAGCGAGTGAACTCGCCCGTCGAGCCGTTGGGGTACAATCCATGCACCCCTTTGGCGATCAGCCAATCAATATAGCGACGGGTCTCGGCTTCGTTGACATCGCCGTGCCCGTCATAGCAGACCATATTGGGGACAAAGATGCCGGACAGTTTAGCGGTGGTCATGGCGAGCTGAGTGACACGAAGGGGCGATTGAGGGTTTGACCTTAGTTTAGCCGCGACCGCGAGGGAGCGCTCTTGTTTATACCCCGTATCAAACCGACTTCCGACCGAACACACGGATTGTAAGGAATATCGTGGCGAAACCGATCGGCAGGAGCAGCCAGGGCGAGACGCCGAAGCCGCTGGGGACATAACCGCACACCAGGGAGATCACCGCGACCGTCACCGCATAGGGAGCCTGAGTGATCACATGACGCAAGTGATCGCAACCCGAAGCAGCGGATGAGAGGACCGTGGTATCGGAGATCGGCGAGCAATGGTCACCGAAGATCGCCCCGGCGAGAACCGCGCCCACCGTGCCGAGTTGCACGGCAGAGAACGGCTCCGGCACGCCTCCATTCAGATCCGCGGCGATGGCCATCAAACTCGGGATTAAGAGCGCCATGGTCGTCCAACTGCTGCCGATACAGAGCGCAACGACTGCCGCCAACACAAACGCGATGGCAGGAAGCATCGCCGGCGATACGATCCCCGTGGCGAGTCCACTTAAGTACGTGGCGGTTCCGAGATGATCCGCATCGCATATTGTCGCGATCGCCCAGGCGAGGATCAATACCGTCACAGCTTCGACCATACTTTTCACGCCTGTCAGCCAACCGGCGACGAGTTCGGCCAGCGATGTGCTGCGCGTTGCAACACCCATTAAAACGGCAATGGCCGATGCCGCGGCCGACGCCAACAGCAGCATCCGCGTGGAGTCGGAGCGATCGAGAATATTTTGGACGGTATACTCGACCGGCTTCGCTTCGAAAGATGAATCTATATTTTCTGCGGCAATACTCGAAGTGCCGGCCCAGATCATTCCGGCGGTGAGCGAGATTAGAAGCACGGCTAGTGGGACGGCCGCATTCCAGATGTTCGGTCGCGCCTCGTTTGCATTGTGCTCGACGGAGGGATCAGTAGTCGCAGCCGGGGCTTCTTCAATATCGCGAGCACGAGCTTCCGCCTCTCGCATCGGACCGAAATCGCGGCCCGTCCAACCAATTAAGAACACGAAGGCGATGAGATAGAGCGGATAGAAGCGATACGGCAGAGTGGCCAGGAAGATCGCGTAGGCGGAGTCTGGATTTAGCCCGGCCTCCTTGCATCCCTCGCCGATATAACCGATCTCCACGCCGACCCACGTCGACACAATTGCGAGCCCCGCGATCGGGGCAGCCGTGGCATCGACGAGAAACGCCAGCTTCTCACGCGAGATCTTTAGTCGATCGGTCAGTGGCCGCATCGTGCCGCCGACGAGAATCGTGTTCGCATAATCGTCGAAAAAGATCAGAAAGCCGGTAGCCGCCGTTAAGACCTGCCCGCGCTCGCGCGTCGTGGCAAATTTCAGCAGCGGCTGAATTAAGCCCGCCGCACCACCGCTCCGAACCAGCACGCCGACCAGACCGCCGAGGAAAAAGGTCATTAAAATGACCTGCATATAAAACGGATCGGCCGCGGAACCATCGACCGGCACGAGAGCCCCGACAATATAGGTGTCGACCGTGCGCACCGCCGCGGTAAAAGGTTGCCAATCTGCAAGTGGCAACGCCCCGGCGAAGATCGCACCGACAAGGGCAACAATCACCTGCCGCGTCGCAATTGCCAGAATTACCGCCACGATAGCGGGCAGCAGGGAGAGCCAACCGTAATCGGAGATCGCGACCTCTGAGCCATCGGCCGCATTGGCGACCGCCGCATTAAGAATGAGGGCACAGAGCCCGATGAGACAGCTGAGTGAGTTTTTCAAACGATCGACCCGGACGGAAGCGTCAGCGTGAACTCCGTCTCATTCGATTCTTCCAAATATCGAATCGCCCCACCCGCCATCTCCGCGATCCGCCAGGCCTTCGGTAGTCCGAAGCCCAAGCCGCGTCCCGCCTGCCGGCCGGAGAAGAAGGGGTCGAACAGGTGTCGGCGTTCGACGTCGGTAAATCCGGTGCCGTTGTCTGCCACTTGAATCTGCGTCGTTGCGCGGTCGTCTTTCTCAACTGAAGTTGCAGCGACTTTAATCGCTCCATTCTCAACGGCGGCATTAATCGCATTCTCAATTAAAGCGGTAATGGCGACCCCGATTTGATTTCGATCCGCAAAGATTGAAATTGATTCTTCGCATTGAATCGAGATGGTGCAGGGGACCGCCGCCGCGCTCTCTTGCAGTGGCGGCAGAAGTTCTTGAAGCAGGGAGGCGAGTGGAAAGACCGTGGGTTCCGGCTGCGGCGGACGGGCGAAGAGCATCGCGTCGCCGATCATATCGCGGATGCGATAAGCCTGCGCACCGATCGTGGCGAGCGATCGCTTTCGTTCCGGATCGGTTTCATCCGCCAACAGCATCCGTGCTCGACCGGCAATCGTCGCGGCGGGGTTGTTAATCTCATGCCCCGCGCCCGCGGAGAACTCCGCCATCGCTTCGAGCTTCTCTTCGAGCAGGCGACGCTCGAACTCCTCAACCGACGGCCGGCGATCAAGTTCCATTGCCTGTGCGAGCAGCCGCTCGATCAGCATCCGCTCCGGTTGCTCCAGACTGACGGCTGGGTCGAACGCGAGTCGCCATTCGCCGCCGGGTGTTTGGAGAGCGATCTCCGATTGCAGGTCGTTCCGCTCGACCTCGTAACCGGCCACGAAGCACGCACGGCCTTCCACCGCCACGACCGCCCGTGCCGATCGACCCGATCGCGACGCCTCGGCCAGCGTGACCCGATTTGCTGCGAACGCCTCGCGCAACGTTTCTGCTAGTTTCGGAAGGAACTGCTCCGTCGACCGGATCGGCAGCAAACCGAGCAGTGCTCGGGTTGCATCCCCACGGGTTTCGGGTCGCGGCTCGGTCGACACGGGCCAGTTTCTCAAGGCTCAATCAATGGGAAAAGCCCACGGGTCACAACCCGTGGGCTTTGGATTTCATCGCAATGACGCGTCCCGCTCAAGCCGAGACGGTTTCCATGTCGAGTTGGCGGCAAACGCGGCCGAGCAATGTTTCAACTTCGAACGGCTTTTGCAGGAACTCATTCGCTCCGGATGCTTTGAGTTCGTCGATCTTGTCCCGCTCGACCATCCCGCTGATGCAAATGATCTTCACGTCATCGAGGCTCGAATCGCTGCGGACCCGCTGGCAGACCTCTTTGCCGTTGATGTCCGGCAGCATCACGTCCAGCACAATGATGTCCGGATGATACTCCTTGACCATCATGCCGGCGTCAAAGCCGTTGTTCGCGGTGCGGATTTCGAACCGGCCGTCCGCGTCGAGCACGTCGGTGATCAGGTCGACCAGTTCCGGATCGTCATCCACGATCAAGGCCTTGCGGCGACCGCTTTCGAGGGCATCGGTCGGGATGCCGTTGTCCTTCATGAACTTGAACAGCACATCGCGCGGGATGCGGCGGAACCGCGACCCCGGAACCCGGAAGCCCTTGAGCTGACCGGAGTCGAAGCAACGAATAATTGTCTGTTGGCTGACCTTGCAAATCTTGGCGGCCTCGCCGGTGGTGAAGACGGTCTTCATGGCACTCCATCGGTCCTAATTCTGGGCCCTGCCCGTCAACAAGTTGAACGGGCTGCGGGGAAAGTTCCCCGATCGGAAGACTCCTCCTTGACGGGCGACCGCCACCATGCGGCCCGCCGTTCCGATCACCGAAGCCTGCGAACAACGCCGACTCCGTGAAGGTGGGATAATTGAATCGGGTTTGAGGGTCAATAAGACTTTACCCGATTTATCATTCATACCGATTGTATCTATTCCCCGGCGTTGCAAAAACTTCAACAAGCGGCCGCAACCGCCTCATCCTCGCAAAGCCAGTTTTCGCAGAGAGTTACGCGAACTACGGCCCTCACGATTTCCGATCGGTCGACAGGAGGTCACGTCGTCGCACGCGACGGCTCCCGCAAATAAAGCATCAGCACGGCCAAATCGGCGGGCGTGATCCCGCTGACTCGACCCGCCTGACCGACGCTCGCCGGAGCGACGCGAGCCAGCTTCTCGCGGGCTTCGTGCCGGAGCTGCGTCACCGCCGCGTAGTTGAAGCTCGGCGGGATGCGAACGTTGTCGATCTTCCGCAACTTCTCGATGTCGGCCTGCTGCCGCTTGATGTAACCAGCGTACTTCACGTCGGTGACGAATTGCTCCACGGCCCGAGCGGGCAGCCGGAGTTCGCCCAATCCTGGGTCCCGATTGAGTAACTCCTCCCATGTGACGTCGGGCCGCCTTAGCAGTTCCTCCAGCGTGTGGCCCTGATGCCGGTGCTCTCGGAGGTATTTTTCACCCCGCCCGATCTGGGCCTCGTGCTGCTCCAACTGGCGGACTCGCTCGCCATCGACGATACCCGCCTCGTGGGCGAGCGGGGTCAGCCGGCGGTCAGCGTTGTCATGCCGCAAAAGGAGCCGATACTCCGCCCGGCTCGTAAACATGCGATAGGGCTCATCGGTCCCCTTTGTGACGAGATCGTCGATCAGCACGCCGATGTAGGCTTGAGAGCGATCGACCACGAATGGCTCCCGCCCCGCGACCTTGAGCGCCGCATTCGCTCCGGCGATCAGTCCCTGTGCCGCGGCCTCTTCATATCCGGTGGTTCCGTTGATCTGTCCGGCAAAGTAGAGCCCGTCGACGCGCTTCGTCTCCAATGTCGCAAACAACTGCGTCGGCGGGGCGAAGTCGTACTCCACGGCGTACCCGTACCGCATGATCTCCGCCCGCTCCAACCCGCGGATCGACCGCACCATCACGTCCTGCACATCTCGCGGCAGGCTTGTCGAGATGCCGTTGCAGTAGAACTCGAGCGTGTTCCGGCCCTCCGGCTCCAGGAAGATCTGGTGCGAGCCTTTGTCGGCAAAGCGGACGACTTTGTCTTCGATCGACGGGCAATACCGCGGCCCGGTCGAATTGATCTGCCCGGAATACATCGGGGCTCGCTCCAAATTCGCACGGATGACATCATGGACCCCCTCATTGGTTGCGGTCAGCCAGCAATCCATCTGCGGCTGCGTGATCGCCTCGGTCAAAAAGGAAAAGGCCCGCGGGTCTTCATCCCCCGGCTGCCGCTCCAATGAGGAGAAATCGATCGTTCGCCCGTTGATCCGGCAGGGCGTCCCCGTCTTGAATCGCTCCAGCTCGAAGCCCAATTCTCTCAGCGCGCCAGATAACCCTTTCGTTGTCCCTTCGCCAGCCCGACCGCCTTCGGCCTTCGCCTCCCCCGTATGCATGATCGCCTGCAGAAAGGTGCCGGTGGTGACCACCACGGCTTTCGCGTGGTATTCGGCGTTGCCTTTGACACGGACGCCTTTGATTTTGGGGCGAGAGTCTGGAGGCGAGTGTCCAGTGCTCTTGTCCGCTTTCGGCTCTCCGCTTTCCGCTTTCGCGATCTCCGGTCGCTGACGCTCTCGGCTCGCCTGATTTCCCTCTGGCCTCTCGTCTCTCGACTCTCGACTCTCAACGATCAGTCCCTCAACCGTCTCCTGCCGGAGCGTGAGGTTCTCGTATTCCTCGGCGCGGAGCTTCATCCAGAATTGATAGGCTTTCTTGTCAGCTTGGGCGCGAGGGCTGTGCATCGCGGGGCCTTTGCCGCGGTTGAGCATGCGAAACTGGATGCCCGTCGCGTCGATCGCGCGGCCCATCTCCCCGCCGAGGGCGTCGACCTCGCGCACGATCTGCCCCTTCGCCACGCCCCCGATCGCGGGGTTGCAGCTCATCGCCCCGACCTGGTCGACGTTCATGGTCAACAGCGCCGTCTTCGCCCCCGCCCGCGCCGCCGCGAACGCCGCCTCCGTCCCGGCATGCCCGGCTCCAATGACCACAACGTCGTAGGTGTAAATGCTTCGCATTTGGTTGAGAGTTTGGGGATGAGAGTTGAGAGTCGCACGATTTTAAGTCTGCACGACATCGTACGCGTCAGGCTGTTCGGTTTGCAGTGACATCGCCTCCCTCTGACCTCTCGTCGCTCAACTCTCAACCGGCTGAGCAACGCTCAGCCCACTCTTGCGACAGCGGATGGACAGCGCATACTCAAAGCGATCCACTCATTCCAAAGGAGGCTTCTACGATGTCCGAAGTTCGCACCGCTGCTGTCACGCTCAAAGGTAACCCCATCGATTTGGTCGGTCCCGAGTTGAAACCGGGGGACAAGGCTCCTGATTTCACGCTGCAAAACACCTCACTGGAGGAAGTCTCGCTCGCCGACACGGCGGGCAAAACTCGG contains:
- a CDS encoding Na+/H+ antiporter NhaC family protein, with translation MKNSLSCLIGLCALILNAAVANAADGSEVAISDYGWLSLLPAIVAVILAIATRQVIVALVGAIFAGALPLADWQPFTAAVRTVDTYIVGALVPVDGSAADPFYMQVILMTFFLGGLVGVLVRSGGAAGLIQPLLKFATTRERGQVLTAATGFLIFFDDYANTILVGGTMRPLTDRLKISREKLAFLVDATAAPIAGLAIVSTWVGVEIGYIGEGCKEAGLNPDSAYAIFLATLPYRFYPLYLIAFVFLIGWTGRDFGPMREAEARARDIEEAPAATTDPSVEHNANEARPNIWNAAVPLAVLLISLTAGMIWAGTSSIAAENIDSSFEAKPVEYTVQNILDRSDSTRMLLLASAAASAIAVLMGVATRSTSLAELVAGWLTGVKSMVEAVTVLILAWAIATICDADHLGTATYLSGLATGIVSPAMLPAIAFVLAAVVALCIGSSWTTMALLIPSLMAIAADLNGGVPEPFSAVQLGTVGAVLAGAIFGDHCSPISDTTVLSSAASGCDHLRHVITQAPYAVTVAVISLVCGYVPSGFGVSPWLLLPIGFATIFLTIRVFGRKSV
- a CDS encoding response regulator, whose translation is MKTVFTTGEAAKICKVSQQTIIRCFDSGQLKGFRVPGSRFRRIPRDVLFKFMKDNGIPTDALESGRRKALIVDDDPELVDLITDVLDADGRFEIRTANNGFDAGMMVKEYHPDIIVLDVMLPDINGKEVCQRVRSDSSLDDVKIICISGMVERDKIDELKASGANEFLQKPFEVETLLGRVCRQLDMETVSA
- a CDS encoding dihydrodipicolinate synthase family protein, yielding MTTAKLSGIFVPNMVCYDGHGDVNEAETRRYIDWLIAKGVHGLYPNGSTGEFTRFTVEERKRIAEMVADQTAGRVPILAGAAEANVKETLKACEHAAELGVAAVAIVAPFYYKLGPESVYAYFAEIANNSPIDVTLYNIPMFASPIDVTTVRRLSEDCPRIIGIKDSSGDLPHMIRMIDAVRPNRPEFSFLTGWDAALMPMLLAGADGGTNASAGIVPELVTRLFDLTQSHQIEDARRLQYDIVRLFDAIVYHAEFPNGIRAAIELRGFQMGKGRMPQSETQAADLEVLRKTLQCLLAEHGFTNEPVGGCPVGDAAESDIAEIAEVISTVVTELQRRGMI
- a CDS encoding sensor histidine kinase; this translates as MSTEPRPETRGDATRALLGLLPIRSTEQFLPKLAETLREAFAANRVTLAEASRSGRSARAVVAVEGRACFVAGYEVERNDLQSEIALQTPGGEWRLAFDPAVSLEQPERMLIERLLAQAMELDRRPSVEEFERRLLEEKLEAMAEFSAGAGHEINNPAATIAGRARMLLADETDPERKRSLATIGAQAYRIRDMIGDAMLFARPPQPEPTVFPLASLLQELLPPLQESAAAVPCTISIQCEESISIFADRNQIGVAITALIENAINAAVENGAIKVAATSVEKDDRATTQIQVADNGTGFTDVERRHLFDPFFSGRQAGRGLGFGLPKAWRIAEMAGGAIRYLEESNETEFTLTLPSGSIV